A genomic segment from Bufo bufo chromosome 8, aBufBuf1.1, whole genome shotgun sequence encodes:
- the LOC121009343 gene encoding uncharacterized protein LOC121009343, which yields MAICGKEADSKCCAKVCLVNVYPEGQSERAIRMYAIIDEQSNRSLAKPKFFEIFGIAGEATPYTLNTCSGRVETYGRRATGYLISSIKGNVHIPLPTLIECDQIPDERDEIPTPEAAYHHSHLKHLASEILPMDMNADILLLLGRDILRVHKVRQQCNGPDNAPYAQRLDLGWVIVGDVCINKSHKPSQVNSFKTFVLNNGRTSHFKPCVHHYEVKERLSNLLKTPDIIPTSYDNLGKTVFCTTPDDDKLALSMDDKEFIKIMDDEFFKDASNHWVAPLPFRAVRARLPDNREQALSRFISLQRTLKNKPEMKSHFVAFMEKIFCNDHAELAPPLQEHEECWYLPSFGVYHPRKPNQIRVVFDSSAKHNGVSLNDVFG from the exons ATGGCGATATGTGGCAAGGAGGCTGATTCTAAGTGCTGTGCAAAGGTGTGTTTGGTCAACGTCTACCCAGAAGGGCAATCTGAAAGAGCCATCAGAATGTACGCAATTATTGATGAACAAAGCAATAGGTCTCTGGCaaaacctaaattctttgagatttTCGGCATAGCAGGAGAAGCAACACCATATACACTCAACACTtgttctggtcgtgtagagacTTATGGCAGAAGAGCCACTGGATACCTTATCTCCTCCATAAAAGGGAACGTTCATATACCCTTGCCAACGTTAATTGAATGCGACCAAAtaccagatgaaagagatgaaattCCTACTCCAGAAGCTGCATATCATCATTCCCACTTGAAACATCTAGCTAGTGAGATCCTCCCTATGGACATGAATGCTGACATCCTACTTCTGCTCGGGAGAGACATTCTGAGGgtccacaaggtgcgtcaacaatgCAACGGTCCTGATAATGCCCCATATGCACAGAGACTCGATTTAGGCTGGGTAATCGTGGGCGATGTATGTATAAATAAAAGCCACAAACCATCTCAAGTGAACTCCTTCAAAACCTTTGTGCTCAACAATGGTCGCACATCTCATTTTAAGCCATGTGTTCATCATTATGAGGTGAAGGAAAGGCTTTCTAACCTCTTAAAGACACCAGACATCATTCCTACCAGTTATGACAACTTAGGAAAAACTGTGTTTTGTACAACACCAGACGACGACAAACTGGCCTTGTCCATGGATGACAAAGAGTTTATTAAAATAATGGACGATGAATTCTTCAAAGATGCATCTAACCACTGGGTTGCACCTTTACCTTTCCGTGCTGTAAGAGCCAGACTCCCTGACAACCGGGAACAAGCACTCTCCAGATTCATCTCCTTGCAACGTACGTTAAAAAACAAACCAGAAATGAAAAGTCATTTTGTGGCCTTCATGGAAAAAATATTTTGCAATGATCATGCAGAGCTGGCTCCACCCTTACAAGAGcatgaagaatgctggtaccttccATCCTTTGGGGTATATCACCCACGGAAGCCAAACCAAATAAGAGTGGTATTCGATTCAAGTGCCAAACATAACGGCGTATCTCTGAACGAC GTCTTTGGATAG